A stretch of the Lactuca sativa cultivar Salinas chromosome 9, Lsat_Salinas_v11, whole genome shotgun sequence genome encodes the following:
- the LOC111905597 gene encoding protein FAR-RED ELONGATED HYPOCOTYL 3-like, with amino-acid sequence MHIKPDEFEKKWDLIINEFNLEDKRWFNDTFELRDKWIPAYFSDTIMSGLMKTTSRSESMNSFFNTYSQSGNLLLHFMMNYDTTIQKQINTQQELDHQTKKAVYKFISPQLIEKHAAKVYTSTMFYEVQKEIYKGSWYYQYEHLATKNEWELYKVEQLNKNSDLKTEFEVEIKLPTNDVKCTCEHFNRFRTLCRHALNILMKHGIKEIPEQYIENYWRKDVISRHYNFGRHVYDTESMLKEYENDPTNELQKNKTDVEEAGKLMGITIPKDIDINVPNVQSNKGCGKKSKIKSAAEIAYKNSNKQTRRCSGYGERAPNNLRTCPIKLAAEQSSKAT; translated from the exons ATGCATATCAAACCTGATGAATTTGAAAAGAAGTGGGATTTGATTATTAATGAATTCAATCTGGAAGATAAAAGATGGTTCAATGATACGTTTGAATTACGTGACAAATGGATACCTGCATACTTCAGTGACACAATAATGTCTGGATTGATGAAAACCACTTCAAGATCAGAAAGCATGaattccttcttcaacacttactcTCAATCTGGAAATTTACTTTTACATTTCATGATGAACTATGACACAACAATtcaaaaacaaataaatacaCAACAAGAGCTTGATCATCAAACAAAGAAGGCGGTATATAAATTTATTTCACCACAACTAATAGAAAAACATGCTGCAAAAGTTTATACAAGTACAATGTTTTATGAAGTACAGAAAGAAATCTATAAAGGTTCTTGGTACTACCAATACGAACATCTTGCAACAAAAAATGAATGGGAGTTATACAAAGTGGAACAACTGAACAAAAACAGTGATCTAAAAACAGAATTTGAG GTAGAAATAAAACTTCCAACAAATGATGTAAAATGTACATGTGAACACTTCAACCGCTTTAGGACTTTGTGCAGACATGCATTGAACATACTCATGAAACATGGAATTAAGGAGATACCTGAACAGTACATTGAGAATTATTGGAGAAAGGATGTGATATCAAGGCATTACAATTTTGGTAGACATGTATATGATACAGAAAGCATGCTAAAGGAATATGAAAACGATCCTACAAATGAATTGCAGAAAAATAAGACAGATGTTGAAGAGGCGGGAAAGCTTATGGGCATAACTATTCCAAAAGACATTGACATCaatgttccaaatgttcaaagcaATAAAGGATGTGGAAAGAAAAGTAAAATTAAAAGTGCAGCAGAAATAGCGTATAAAAATTCAAACAAGCAAACAAGAAGATGCTCAGGATATGGAGAAAGGGCTCCTAATAACTTGCGGACATGTCCAATCAAACTTGCAGCAGAACAATCATCAAAAGCTACATAG